The following DNA comes from Bactrocera neohumeralis isolate Rockhampton unplaced genomic scaffold, APGP_CSIRO_Bneo_wtdbg2-racon-allhic-juicebox.fasta_v2 cluster11, whole genome shotgun sequence.
CTGTAATACGTTGATTATCGAAACTCAAGTCTTCTGTACCTTTGTACCATTTAGCCTCTGGTTCTGGTTCACCATCATATTTGATATCGAAACGAAGAGTTTGACCTCTTTTTACTACAACATTTTTTAGACAATCACCAACTATGAATGGCCTTACAAATCGGCATTTAGCAATTATAGCTTTCGTTTTGTCGCTGGGTTCACCGGGACCAGCCTTGTTAACAGCACGGATTCGGAATTCATACTGTTGTCTCTCTTTTAATCCATCTACCGTACCCTCACAAACGTCGCCAGAAACTTTCTTGCCTGCTACCCAATCATTAGagaatttttctttgtattcaATAATATAGGCAGTTATTGGATCACCGCCATCACTGTCGGGTGCATCCCATTTTAAATCAGCATGATCTTTATCCCAATCTGTAACATCGACATTTTTCGGTTTGCCGGGTTCATCCCATGGATCTTTTGCTAATACAATGTTCTTGAAAGGAGCAGGGTCCGATGGACCAATCTTATTTACAGCACGTATACGGAATCTGTATTGTCTTTTTGGCGTAAGGTCCTCTATCTTCTTAAAGAGTTTTTCTTGTGGCTGAACCTCAGTGACAACTTCCCAGCTTTGCTTTTTGCTTAGATCTTGGCGTTCGactacatatttaataattggTGAACCCCCATCGTCGTTGGGTTTATCGAAGGTCACTTTGCAAGATGTCTGGAAAACTTCAACTACATCGACATTTCGTGGTGACTGCGGAACATCTTGGAATATAACTGTTACATTCTTAATATCTTCACCTTGACCATTATATAGTTTTATTTCATATGGACCTGAAAGGTCACGCGCTGGcttcttaattttaaatgttattttatcttCAGTTACACCCACTTCAACTTCTTTAACAGGCAATGGTTTACCATCCTTCACTAATTTAGCCTCCACGGCAGTTTGTCTTGTACCGTTAACTATAAGAATAAAAACAATGATATTTTAGATTAATTATCACCAATTGACGAAGATAAATTATGACAATCAAATGCAATTAATATCATAAAAACGGTAAACGGTttttaaaatggaatttaaagttcTAAAGAGTAATAAAGCACTGAACAAAATTACCTTTGTATGGTACTTCGAGCACTACAGGCGCATTTATTGGACCAGCGAATTCGTCCGGACAGTCAATATTTGGTCGACTTTCGCCTTTGCGCACTGTTAGTTTGCAAGTTGAAGACAGTTTACTAGATTCACATGTTATTTCACCCTCATCGCCCAGGGCAAGCTTATTGAAAATCAGCTGGTGCTTGCCACCACcaagatttttaatttcaatacgATCATTTGGCTCTACAGGATTACCATTGATTTTCCACTCGCAAGGTGCAGTTTTATCTTGCAATTCGACATCGAGTACCAGCTATTCACGCTCCACAGCAGCTGTGTCCTTGAGCTTTTTATTAAAACGATTCTGATCTAAAAAATGCACGCAAgtcaacagaaaaaaataacaaatttactaCAGAACATATCTATGTACACATTTGCAGTCTGtgcatattattataatattcattttcgaaaaaaaaaaattattttggttttcctaAAGATTAACGTATTACGTAGCGTGGTTAAAAGTCGCCTTTTAGAAAACAGCATATTTCGACATAAAATGCAGTTGTATTTGACTTTTTAATGTACTTTACTATCCTTTGCCCAAATATCGCCCTCAAATAAGCCATCAATTATTGTCAAATGACGCTTGGAAGCGCTTCAAACAAATGATAAATTTTACTACATTTTAGTTACTTATTGACAGTAAGCAAAACCAAGTAAGTAAAGAATCATCGCTTTGAACCATTGCCTTAGGTATGATTGCGAATAATTAATCTtctaactttaaatttaatttcacaacttacaattaattacaatttcagcTTCAGTTTTGTCAGCATTTGTTGTACATTTGAATTGCCCAGCATCACTGACCTTACAATCTTTGATAATCAGTTTGCGTTTTCGACCATCTTTAACAATTTGCATGCGTTTATCACCCTTGATTTCTTCATCGCCGCGCCACCATTGCACTTCGCCGGTAGCGTCATCAATTTCACACGCAAGTGTTATATTGTCTTTTTAATGCATCCCTGCcgaccatgagcgggtaaaacaccagataattaGCGGGTAACATGGTGGGAAACGTGGTGGTAAACATATAGAATGTTTCTTAAGCCTGGCAGATATTTTACCTACTCACGTACGTATCCCTTTCAGACCTATGCTTTTGATTCCTTCTAATTCCACCGAAATCACCAATCTGAAagaaagttttgcattttttgatcaCAAATTACATGATGAACATGActgtaatgattttttttggaaaaaggacATCGCACAATTGTGATACCTAGGTCTTAGGCTGAAAAATTGCTCCAAGAAATAagacacaaaaataatatttggttttctcttttattgaaaaaaaaatgaacaaaaagtcATGCcgaaaattaatagaaaaaaatgttaggtACTTCATTGCCCTAGAAATAAAATAGCTAATTAATAAGGAACATATTTAGTCTTTTGTGTGGTGCTGTTCAAAACAAACCTTGTTTTTTGCTAGACAAAGGCTGACGTGGCATTTTTGGCATTGTCCTCTTGTCCGACTACCACAATTATTGCGGCAAACTCTAAGTGCCTCATATGCGAATGAGGGCCAATGATCGTAGCGATCAAATCTTACGTCGTCAGGCGCGTCATTTGGTCGATACTTCGttccatacatattttcatCGACTTTAAACGGTTCAACATAGTCAGGAGCTTGATAATATCCCGCCAGTACTGTTCCCAACTCCATTTAGAACGTTAAAAAGGGCTTAACTTTGGACTTATGCAGGCCGGCTAATTTGGCATCTATTTTAGACTCCATCCATGAGTTGAATGCAGCCAGatcaagaaaatgaaaaaatacttttacagTCCATTTCctggttttcatttttatccTGTAGTATTCAAGCATCTGGTCAGCTATATCGACACCCCCCAtaaattcattataattttctataacttttgGGATTTGCACAGGGCAACGGCGTTTCATGTTTTTGTTCCACCTATCTGTCTCGCTGATGGGGTCTTTGCCGCACTGGCTGGAAACGACTACGACACCTTGCTATCTTTCCATTTGACAACGGCTACATTGTCACCGTTCGTGAACTATTATCCAGTTCACCCCTATTCATTTCCTTGTCCTggggaaatttcaatttttgtccaATCGATTTGCCATTATAGTTCCTGTTCCATGGAAACCGATTTGGTGCAACGACTGAATGAGGGGTATTGTTGTGAAAAAGCgatcaaaatatatgtacatatatggctgCCTTTTGGAAGGTGTTTTGTTAGCCTCATTATAATAGACGGGCCATGCCCGAAACCACAGTCTTGAAAAGTGCCAGCGCCTTGAAAAACTTCAAAGTCCACTATCATGCCACTTGCAGTttcacataccaaattttttaGACCAGCAGGTCTTGGTTTTGATCGAATTGTTTGACGCGCAGGACATCTTCCAGTAAATGGAATAACTTGTTCATCCATTGAATACTGTGttatttcagttgctaaatTATTGCAACGGTTTCTTACTAAATCGATCACAGGTTGTACACGCCATAATTTGTTACAGGGGTCTGGCACAGAAACATCTGCAAAGTGAATGTCCGAtcgcatttgcaaaaatttgtcaCGTGACATTGAATTGTAAATTGCAGGAATTTGGCATTCATGTGACCAGTACATTCTTATTTTCGGAAATCCAAGACACCCCATTATCATTGCGCATCcataaaatcgtttaaaatcGGCTTGTTGATATCGGACTTCCTGCCCACGTGTGCTCATAAcgtacatttttgtaaattttatagcaTCGTCGTAATGCGATTCTGGGAAGTAATTCTTGAAGTACTCCAATGGTGTTTTCCCTAATGCTATGTTTTGACAACCAGATGCAATGGGTAGATCGTTGCAATCAAATGGAGCACTTTTCTATAGTTGGCGTCTTTTCGCTGTATTACTTGTGGAAGTGCATGACAGAGTCATATTTAGTGAAACATTTCTGATAGATGATGGCTGTGCtgcatttaacaaaatattagaaataatgATTGGCCGTGATGTTTGCGGAGCTGCTACACTTGAATCGTCCTGAGAAATTGCTGATGCAGTCGCAGATGCAGATGCAGATGCATGAGATGCAGTTGCATTCTCATTATCATCTTCACCACTTGCTGGAGATTCTGGGAAAATGTTGAATGGTACCCAAGTTTCATCATCAATATCATTATCGTCACTGAAATCTGCATCAGAATCGTCTAAGAGGTCTAATGCAGCTTGAACGTCGTTATCATTATTCAAATCATAGTATTTTCCTGTAAAAAAAGGGAGGATAGCACAAACGTGAGTTTACATCAAAAAAACATGCTGTGCCTATATAGCACAATTGTGATATGTCAACTTTACTAACACCTAGCTGcctgaaaatgttaaacaattcAACATTATATTGTGACAAGATCGAACACACTTACTATTTATCAACAAAATTGACTACTTATGATTTAAACttatgtaaaacaaataaataaatactcacTATGTGGCCGCATGTTTACACTTATCGGATGTCGTTCTCAAACAGCTGactcttttgtttcttttgtgcagttttttagttttcttttgtttagaGTGAGACCACAAGAGAACGCACAATCATTACATATCGGTAACAAagctataaaataatatttgaacgtCATTGAAGGCAAAAAACAGATCAGATCTCACAATTGATTAAATCCtctatccccaatcgacggctgatgcagggttgcattttctctttttaaatagctgatgcagggttgcattttaaacagctgatgcagggttgcatttcctacttttaaaatttaaaagaaaactttttaatttttaaaatttttattttattttattttttacatttatacataaaatttattataatttatatataaataaaaatatgtttaatttaaaaaaataattaatatctgaaaaaagattaattaaagaaaggaattattacaacctgaaaataaaagagtggacaaatattattaaagacaaatacctgaaaataaaataaagattattaacacctgaaaataaataataattacattgaatttgtaatatctaaaagaaaaagaaagattaattgtataaaatgataataatatctgtaaaaaagattaatattatctgagagattgaaagcaaagattaattaaatagtgataaaatctgaaaagaaagaataattaaataaaaatcataataatatctaaaataaaagaataatattatccgattatttaaaatataaagcaaacatttgttttcacatattattttggattgtgcaggccgccttaaacgcataaaatacatatgtacatatgtatgtatttatttttgcgtattatattggactgcgtagtccaatttcaaagtacacactCTTTTTTCAcgtacttacttaacaattgatatttgccgcttctgatgatatagctgctgctgctacttccaatttccaatgctataaaaataaa
Coding sequences within:
- the LOC126766214 gene encoding uncharacterized protein LOC126766214, whose protein sequence is MRPHRKYYDLNNDNDVQAALDLLDDSDADFSDDNDIDDETWVPFNIFPESPASGEDDNENATASHASASASATASAISQDDSSVAAPQTSRPIIISNILLNAAQPSSIRNVSLNMTLSCTSTSNTAKRRQL